One Panicum virgatum strain AP13 chromosome 3N, P.virgatum_v5, whole genome shotgun sequence DNA segment encodes these proteins:
- the LOC120664959 gene encoding probable aspartyl protease At4g16563 produces MHPFINICIVLLCIISSFFNSQATDTRPQTPNSLVLGLSHVRSLYTPSMTLLNSTNYDFLDIIEPVTAYTDGYLLSLNLGTPLQVFQVYLDTGSDLTWVPCGTTSYQCMECGNDHSSSKPSPMFLPSQSSSNTMDLCGSHFCVDVHSSDNRFDPCAAAGCDIAAFTGGLCPRPCPPFSYTYGGGALVLGYLARDSITLHGSIHGIDPLSPVEFPGFSFGCVGSSIREPIGIAGFGKGTLSLPSQLGFLGKGFSHCFLGFRFARNPNVTSPLVMGDLALPAATDGFLFTPMLRSVTYPNFYYIGLEGVSLLGDGGSAAAAMAAAPPSLSGVDPEGNGGVLVDTGTTYTHLPDPFYASLLSSLGTAAPYERSRDLEARTGFDLCFRVPCARAPCTAEDRLPAITLHLGGGARLTLPKLSSYYPVTAVRDSVVVKCLLFQRMDGGGGGGPGAVLGSFQMQNVEVVYDLVTGRVGFLPRDCALRA; encoded by the coding sequence ATGCATCCTTTCATTAACATATGTATCGTTCTTCTTTGCATCATATCTAGCTTCTTCAATTCCCAGGCAACAGATACCAGACCCCAGACCCCGAACAGCCTTGTCCTTGGCCTTAGCCATGTCAGGTCTCTGTATACTCCATCCATGACACTACTGAACTCCACAAACTATGACTTCTTGGACATCATAGAACCAGTAACTGCATACACAGATGGCTACTTGCTGTCCCTGAACCTTGGCACACCCCTACAGGTCTTCCAAGTGTACCTGGACACAGGGAGTGACCTCACCTGGGTCCCCTGTGGCACAACCAGCTACCAGTGTATGGAGTGTGGCAATGACCACAGCTCCTCCAAGCCATCTCCGATGTTCTTGCCGTCTCAATCCTCTTCGAACACGATGGACCTCTGCGGGAGCCACTTCTGCGTCGACGTCCACAGCTCCGACAACAGGTTTGATCCGTGCGCAGCAGCTGGGTGCGACATCGCTGCCTTCACCGGTGGTCTGTGCCCAAGACCTTGCCCTCCCTTCTCCTACACCTACGGTGGCGGAGCACTGGTTCTGGGCTACCTTGCAAGGGACTCTATCACACTCCATGGAAGCATACACGGCATTGATCCTCTGTCTCCCGTGGAGTTCCCGGGCTTCAGCTTCGGCTGTGTGGGCAGCTCCATCAGGGAGCCGATCGGCATCGCCGGGTTCGGCAAGGGCACGCTGTCCCTGCCCTCCCAGCTAGGCTTCCTGGGCAAGGGCTTCTCCCATTGCTTCCTCGGCTTCCGGTTCGCGAGGAACCCCAACGTCACCAGCCCCCTGGTGATGGGCGACCTCGcgctgccggcggcgacggaCGGCTTCCTCTTCACCCCGATGCTGAGGAGCGTCACCTACCCAAACTTCTACTACATCGGCCTGGAGGGTGTCAGCCTGCTAGGAGATGGCGGCTctgccgcggccgccatggccgccgctccCCCGAGCTTGAGCGGCGTCGACCCCGAAGGCAACGGCGGGGTGCTCGTCGACACCGGGACGACGTACACGCACCTCCCGGACCCGTTCTACGCGTCGCTCCTGTCGTCCCTCGGCACGGCCGCGCCGTACGAGCGGTCGCGCGACCTGGAGGCGCGCACGGGGTTCGACCTCTGCTTCAGGGTCCCCTGCGCGCGGGCGCCGTGCACGGCGGAGGACCGGCTGCCGGCGATCACCCtccacctcggcggcggcgccaggctcACGCTGCCCAAGCTGAGCAGCTACTACCCGGTGACCGCGGTGAGGGACTCCGTGGTGGTCAAGTGCCTGCTGTTCCAGAggatggacggcggcggcggcggcgggccgggagCGGTGCTCGGGAGCTTCCAGATGCAGAACGTGGAGGTCGTGTACGATCTGGTGACCGGGCGGGTCGGGTTCCTGCCGAGGGACTGCGCCCTCCGCGCCTAG
- the LOC120664961 gene encoding carnosine N-methyltransferase-like has protein sequence MSERRYTEQEEALEIKSLRRIIAAYANYQDAAERDVKRYERSFKMLPPAHKELLFHLGLKYQRLRWCISMNAAFIMNMLEAFEPPFDMSQYVNADGHDHPSNMHDHSHVDCIHSSGRGDYSTMSISRSNSQLDGQHDNPKEDAKTHESSREIENKKDGEEHMAGCSQPVGSNLGTSQGVNVSCNGDADASTAAYCQDKDVSSSSAVDNVTPQHCTDSLFKLNVPPIDVDKVRCIVRNIVRDWAEEGQKERDECYKPILEELNHLFPNRSNQRPPSCLVPGAGLGRLALEISSLGFVSQGNEFSYYMLICSSFILNHTQEANEWTIYPWIHSNCNSLSDNDQLRPVSFPDIHPSSAGITEGFSMCAGDFVEVYSEESQESAWDAVVTCFFLDTAHNIVEYIEIISKVLKDGGVWINVGPLLYHFADSYGPDDDMSIELSLEDVKKVAYHYGFVMEVEKMIETTYTANMRAMMQNRYRAAFWTMRKNGSRAKAQKCC, from the exons CTCCGCCGCATCATCGCCGCCTACGCTAA CTATCAAGATGCAGCAGAAAGGGATGTCAAGAGATACGAGAGATCATTCAAAATGCTTCCTCCTGCGCACAAG GAACTTCTTTTCCACCTTGGTCTGAAGTACCAAAGACTCAGATG GTGTATATCCATGAATGCAGCTTTTATCATGAACATGCTTGAG GCATTTGAACCTCCTTTTGACATGAGTCAGTATGTAAATGCCGATGGTCATGACCATCCATCAAACATGCATGACCACAGTCATGTGGATTGCATTCATTCCAGTGGGAGGGGTGATTACTCGACAATGTCTATCTCCAGAAGCAATTCGCAATTGGATGGGCAGCATGATAACCCCAAAGAAGATGCCAAGACTCATGAATCTTCAAGAGAAATTGAAAATAAAAAG GACGGGGAAGAGCACATGGCAGGCTGTTCCCAGCCTGTTGGCAGCAACTTGGGAACATCCCAAGGTGTAAATGTATCATGTAACGGTGATGCAGATGCAAGCACAGCTGCTTATTGTCAAGATAAAGATGTCTCTTCATCTTCTGCTGTTGATAAT GTAACACCACAACATTGCACAGATTCATTGTTCAAGTTGAATGTTCCTCCAATCGATGTTGACAAG GTAAGATGCATTGTAAGAAATATCGTGAGAGATTGGGCTGAGGAG gGTCAGAAGGAACGTGATGAGTGCTACAAGCCCATTCTCGAGGAGCTTAATCATCTTTTTCCGAACCGTAGCAATCAGAG GCCTCCTTCATGTCTAGTCCCTGGTGCTGGGCTTGGGAGATTGGCTCTGGAGATATCTTCTCTGG GTTTTGTAAGCCAGGGGAATGAGTTCTCATATTACATGCTGATTTGTTCAAGTTTCATCCTGAACCA CACCCAAGAGGCTAATGAATGGACTATATATCCTTGGATACACAGTAACTGCAATTCTCTTTCAGACAATGATCAACTTCGGCCTGTTTCATTTCCAGATATTCATCCCTCAAG TGCAGGTATCACGGAGGGATTTTCAATGTGTGCTGGGGATTTTGTAGAGGTCTACAGTGAGGAAAGCCAAGAAT CTGCATGGGATGCTGTTGTAACTTGTTTCTTCCTGGATACGGCACACAATATTGTTGAATATATTGAGATCATATCAAAAGTTCTGAAGGATGGTGGG GTCTGGATAAACGTGGGTCCTCTTCTATACCACTTTGCTGATTCATATGGGCCAGATGAT GATATGTCTATCGAACTAAGTTTGGAAGATGTGAAAAAGGTTGCCTATCATTATGGATTCGTGATGGAG GTGgaaaaaatgatagaaactacTTACACTGCAAATATGAGAGCAATGATGCAG AATCGATACCGTGCAGCATTCTGGACAATGAGGAAGAATGGATCGCGGGCAAAGGCTCAGAAGTGTTGTTGA